In Cloacibacillus sp., one genomic interval encodes:
- a CDS encoding helical backbone metal receptor, producing the protein MKSFLRLFIFLSLVLIFSPSAEASPKRIVSLTPVGTEILFALGQGDNVIGVTNYCDYPPEALKKPKIGGYAEVNFETLLSKKADLLVLQDMHLQFKDDLKRLKIPYVIVRQESLGDIYDSVTELGKVCGAQKRAAELTAKMKAEIAAVRAKVRGLPSPSVLLCVSRELSEERISVFYAAGEKTFYNELIALAGGKNALTGEKSGYPYPKISQEGLAALNPEIIIDLVGERTFYHAMEHIDMDKVFNEKYLKGQWLAGTKVRAVRGGRIAVLDGTVYLRPGPRLPEILRAFAKAIHPEVKW; encoded by the coding sequence TTGAAGTCATTTCTTCGCCTGTTTATATTTCTCTCGCTCGTCTTGATATTTTCCCCCTCGGCGGAGGCCTCTCCCAAGAGGATCGTTTCGCTGACGCCGGTCGGCACCGAGATACTCTTCGCGCTCGGACAGGGGGACAACGTCATCGGCGTTACAAACTACTGCGACTACCCGCCGGAGGCGCTCAAAAAGCCGAAGATCGGCGGCTACGCCGAGGTGAATTTTGAGACGCTGCTCTCCAAAAAGGCCGACCTTCTCGTGCTTCAGGACATGCACCTTCAATTCAAGGACGACCTGAAAAGGCTTAAGATACCCTACGTCATCGTGCGCCAGGAGAGCCTCGGCGACATTTACGATTCGGTCACGGAGCTGGGCAAAGTCTGCGGCGCGCAGAAAAGGGCCGCGGAGCTGACGGCGAAGATGAAGGCCGAAATCGCCGCCGTCCGGGCAAAGGTCAGGGGACTGCCGTCGCCCTCCGTGCTGCTCTGCGTATCCCGCGAACTCTCTGAGGAGCGGATATCCGTCTTCTACGCCGCGGGCGAAAAGACCTTTTACAACGAACTCATCGCCCTCGCGGGGGGAAAGAACGCGCTGACCGGCGAAAAAAGCGGCTATCCCTATCCCAAAATATCGCAGGAGGGACTCGCCGCCCTCAACCCGGAGATAATAATAGACCTCGTCGGTGAGCGCACCTTCTATCACGCGATGGAACATATCGACATGGATAAGGTCTTCAACGAAAAATACCTTAAAGGCCAGTGGCTCGCGGGGACCAAAGTGAGGGCCGTACGCGGCGGGCGTATCGCCGTCCTCGACGGCACCGTCTACCTGCGCCCGGGACCGCGGCTGCCGGAGATACTCAGAGCCTTCGCGAAGGCCATACATCCCGAGGTGAAATGGTGA
- a CDS encoding biopolymer transporter ExbD — MAGRRNRRHAEIDITPLIDVLFMLIIFFVLTASFVQGKLDVQLPSGEGSSADMQGAVFVTVAANRKIFWNGREVTREELKKLASAANGREMLVAGDEKVPYGEVAALLSLLRKEGITSAGLMLSGEGAQ; from the coding sequence ATGGCGGGACGCAGAAATAGACGCCACGCGGAGATAGACATCACTCCGCTCATCGACGTCCTCTTCATGCTCATCATCTTCTTCGTCCTCACGGCCTCCTTCGTGCAGGGCAAGCTCGACGTACAGCTCCCCTCCGGCGAGGGAAGCTCCGCCGACATGCAGGGGGCGGTGTTCGTCACCGTCGCCGCCAACCGGAAGATATTCTGGAACGGACGGGAAGTTACGAGGGAAGAGCTCAAAAAACTCGCCTCCGCCGCGAACGGCCGTGAAATGCTCGTCGCGGGAGACGAAAAAGTCCCCTACGGCGAAGTCGCCGCGCTGCTCTCGCTGCTGCGTAAAGAGGGCATCACCTCCGCCGGCCTCATGCTCTCGGGAGAGGGAGCACAATGA
- a CDS encoding type II toxin-antitoxin system HicB family antitoxin, which translates to MNNMLEYKGYYGSVEYSAADEVFHGRIEGIADHVTFEGASAECLKKDFMEAVDDYLESCKELGKEPEKIYKGSFNVRIKPELHRQLAIFSRLHKQTLNRTVEEAIARLINF; encoded by the coding sequence ATGAACAATATGCTGGAGTATAAAGGTTATTACGGAAGCGTGGAGTATTCGGCGGCGGACGAAGTATTCCATGGGAGAATAGAGGGGATTGCCGACCATGTGACCTTTGAAGGGGCCAGCGCGGAGTGTTTGAAAAAGGATTTCATGGAGGCGGTGGACGACTATCTCGAAAGCTGTAAAGAACTTGGTAAAGAGCCGGAAAAGATATATAAGGGCAGCTTTAATGTTCGTATCAAGCCGGAACTGCATAGACAGCTCGCCATATTTTCGCGGCTTCATAAACAGACGTTGAATCGAACGGTCGAAGAGGCCATTGCGCGTCTGATAAATTTTTAG
- a CDS encoding MotA/TolQ/ExbB proton channel family protein, whose protein sequence is MLDYMNQGGSIMWIIGALSLIAAAIAVERIIFFHKAATDPEKLEAAFGKAVAEGDVKEAWRVAESSDSSMNRLFKVSLAHWNIGTEDMKLLTEQQIRREIYRWEKHIYILEMIGKIAPLLGLLGTVLGMVEMFQSLHLGGQISAAAVTGGIWKALFTTVAGLTVAIPTIFVCGLLNSRIDSEDETLRRGADFLLREHIAAGGGKDGGTQK, encoded by the coding sequence ATGCTGGATTACATGAATCAGGGCGGAAGCATCATGTGGATAATCGGCGCGCTGTCGCTTATCGCGGCGGCGATCGCGGTGGAGCGGATCATCTTCTTCCACAAAGCCGCCACCGATCCCGAAAAGCTGGAGGCGGCCTTCGGCAAGGCCGTAGCCGAGGGCGACGTCAAAGAGGCCTGGCGCGTGGCCGAATCCTCCGACAGCTCTATGAACCGCCTCTTTAAGGTATCGCTCGCCCACTGGAATATCGGCACGGAGGACATGAAACTCCTCACGGAACAGCAGATACGCCGCGAGATCTACCGCTGGGAAAAACACATCTACATACTGGAGATGATCGGTAAGATCGCGCCGCTGCTCGGGCTGCTCGGCACCGTGCTCGGTATGGTCGAGATGTTCCAGTCGCTGCACCTCGGCGGACAGATAAGCGCCGCCGCCGTCACCGGCGGCATCTGGAAGGCGCTCTTCACCACCGTCGCCGGCCTCACGGTGGCCATCCCGACGATATTCGTCTGCGGCCTGCTCAACTCGCGCATCGACAGCGAGGACGAAACTCTGCGCAGAGGCGCTGACTTCCTCCTGCGCGAACACATAGCCGCTGGCGGCGGTAAAGATGGCGGGACGCAGAAATAG
- a CDS encoding type II toxin-antitoxin system RelE/ParE family toxin has product MACRLLIAEDAEDDIDGIIGYMVNYLQSPAAASSFISKLEACYGKVLSNPRLYPLCEDVFLSSKGYRKAAVDNYIVLYRLYGDDTAIILRVFYGRHSYADII; this is encoded by the coding sequence ATGGCTTGTAGGCTTTTGATAGCCGAAGACGCGGAGGATGATATTGACGGGATCATCGGCTATATGGTCAACTATCTGCAAAGCCCGGCGGCGGCGAGCTCTTTTATCTCCAAACTTGAAGCTTGTTACGGGAAAGTATTATCCAATCCGAGGTTGTATCCCCTTTGTGAAGATGTTTTCTTGTCGTCTAAAGGATATCGTAAGGCGGCTGTCGATAACTATATCGTTTTATACCGTCTCTATGGAGATGACACCGCCATTATTTTACGGGTATTTTATGGCAGGCACAGCTACGCTGATATTATATAG
- a CDS encoding ABC transporter ATP-binding protein, whose translation MNPLIEVRGLSYSIGERAILSDISFSVARGGFLAVIGPNGAGKSTLLKCVGGLRPGAAGEVMIEGRSIAQMTERERARRIAWLHQNGGDTLPFTVRRFAMMSRYPWRPVLSGESEEDRRVVDEALARAGVEGLAERSLDTLSGGERQRALLAAALAQGTDILFLDEPTSFLDYRQQVEMMALVEGINREGMTVLMVTHDINLALHGSGGILAIKDGRARWHGTTDNLLGGSALADIFDTEFEFFRRGEQRRPYAVPRGFVS comes from the coding sequence GTGAACCCTCTCATAGAGGTGCGCGGGCTCTCCTATTCCATCGGCGAACGCGCCATCCTCTCCGACATCTCCTTCTCCGTGGCGCGCGGCGGCTTCCTCGCCGTCATCGGCCCCAACGGCGCCGGCAAAAGCACGCTGCTCAAGTGCGTCGGCGGCCTGCGCCCCGGCGCGGCGGGCGAGGTCATGATCGAGGGACGGAGCATCGCTCAGATGACGGAGCGCGAACGGGCGCGGCGCATCGCCTGGCTCCATCAGAACGGCGGCGACACGCTTCCCTTCACCGTCCGCCGATTCGCGATGATGTCGCGTTACCCGTGGCGGCCAGTGCTCAGCGGCGAATCCGAGGAAGACCGCCGCGTTGTGGATGAGGCGCTCGCGCGTGCCGGCGTAGAAGGACTCGCGGAACGCAGCCTCGACACCCTCTCCGGCGGCGAACGCCAGCGGGCGCTGCTGGCCGCCGCGCTCGCGCAGGGCACGGACATCCTCTTTCTCGACGAGCCGACAAGTTTTCTCGACTACCGCCAGCAGGTGGAGATGATGGCGCTCGTGGAGGGGATAAACAGGGAGGGTATGACGGTGCTCATGGTGACCCATGACATAAACCTCGCGCTTCACGGAAGCGGCGGCATCCTCGCGATAAAAGATGGCCGCGCGCGCTGGCACGGGACGACGGACAATCTGCTCGGCGGCTCCGCGCTCGCCGATATCTTTGACACGGAATTTGAATTCTTCCGCCGCGGGGAACAGCGGCGTCCCTACGCGGTGCCAAGGGGGTTTGTCTCCTGA
- a CDS encoding MotA/TolQ/ExbB proton channel family protein: protein MNETEVKMSGFPPVSFEEFSVPTREEWYNEAVAALKGAPFDKRMFTPTYEGITLELLTEQQIRREIYRWEKHIYILEMIGKIAPLLGLLGTVLGMVEMFQSLHLGGQISAAAVTGGIWKALFTTVAGLTVAIPTIFVCGLLNSRIDSEDETLRRGADFLLREHIAAGGGKDGGTQK, encoded by the coding sequence ATGAACGAAACAGAGGTGAAAATGAGCGGATTTCCGCCGGTCTCCTTTGAAGAGTTTTCCGTTCCCACGCGCGAAGAGTGGTACAACGAGGCTGTGGCGGCTCTCAAAGGCGCGCCCTTTGACAAAAGGATGTTCACGCCGACCTACGAAGGCATCACCCTCGAACTCCTCACGGAACAGCAGATACGCCGCGAGATCTACCGCTGGGAAAAACACATCTACATACTGGAGATGATCGGTAAGATCGCGCCGCTGCTCGGGCTGCTCGGCACCGTGCTCGGTATGGTCGAGATGTTCCAGTCGCTGCACCTCGGCGGACAGATAAGCGCCGCCGCCGTCACCGGCGGCATCTGGAAGGCGCTCTTCACCACCGTCGCCGGCCTCACGGTGGCCATCCCGACGATATTCGTCTGCGGCCTGCTCAACTCGCGCATCGACAGCGAGGACGAAACTCTGCGCAGAGGCGCTGACTTCCTCCTGCGCGAACACATAGCCGCTGGCGGCGGTAAAGATGGCGGGACGCAGAAATAG
- a CDS encoding type II toxin-antitoxin system Phd/YefM family antitoxin, protein MPRIIPISELKKTSEISEMCKSASEPIFITKNGYGDMVIMSVETYEKYDYMSMVYRKISEAEKSIAEGRVKEALKSLDAARSKYGL, encoded by the coding sequence GTGCCGAGAATTATCCCGATCAGTGAGCTGAAGAAGACAAGCGAGATTTCAGAGATGTGCAAAAGCGCTTCCGAGCCTATTTTCATCACGAAAAATGGCTATGGGGACATGGTCATTATGAGTGTGGAAACTTATGAAAAATATGACTACATGAGTATGGTATATCGAAAAATCAGCGAGGCCGAAAAATCGATCGCCGAAGGGCGGGTAAAAGAGGCGCTTAAATCACTGGATGCCGCGAGGTCGAAATATGGCTTGTAG
- a CDS encoding type II toxin-antitoxin system HicA family toxin, translated as MGRIEKLLERLQNRPKDFTFEEVQTLLAAYGYILSNSGKTSGSRIKFYRGTKIFSMHKPHPRKELLEYQIKELIAELKEEGII; from the coding sequence ATGGGAAGAATTGAAAAGTTGCTGGAAAGGCTTCAAAACAGGCCAAAGGACTTTACTTTTGAGGAAGTACAAACTTTGCTTGCGGCATATGGATATATATTATCAAACAGCGGAAAAACGAGCGGATCGAGAATAAAATTTTATCGTGGAACAAAGATATTCAGTATGCATAAGCCACACCCGCGAAAAGAGCTGTTAGAGTACCAGATAAAAGAGCTGATCGCCGAACTTAAAGAGGAGGGGATAATATGA
- the cbiR gene encoding cobamide remodeling phosphodiesterase CbiR: MRRLRFPGVRLGGTSWVVEGSFADNLRELSRETQDMQFVLFDSQYGSNIPSKEEVARLAELKEELGMSCIVHFPHDICLSPEAAERRRCEDSCLRMMELFAPLAPFAWILHLDGEQYGAYPSADMEGWLEKTRRSVERLAAAARDKSEICAETLDYNFRFVYPLVVEQGLSVCLDIGHLVRYGHPVLEQMESYLPRTRVIHIHGVKPDGTDHQDMSWFDPTLFREVIKRLGADGRERVMTLEVFEDNYEKSLAAIEKMMGA; the protein is encoded by the coding sequence ATGAGAAGACTCCGCTTCCCCGGCGTCAGGCTCGGCGGCACCTCATGGGTCGTCGAGGGCAGCTTCGCCGACAACCTGCGGGAGCTCTCGCGCGAGACGCAGGACATGCAGTTCGTGCTCTTCGACAGCCAATACGGCTCCAATATACCGTCTAAAGAAGAGGTAGCCCGGCTCGCGGAGCTGAAAGAGGAGCTGGGAATGAGCTGTATCGTCCACTTTCCCCACGACATCTGCCTCTCGCCGGAGGCGGCGGAACGCAGACGCTGTGAGGACTCCTGCCTGCGTATGATGGAGCTCTTCGCGCCGCTCGCTCCCTTCGCCTGGATACTCCACCTCGACGGCGAGCAATACGGCGCCTATCCCAGCGCCGACATGGAGGGCTGGCTTGAAAAGACACGCCGCTCCGTAGAACGGCTCGCCGCCGCGGCGCGTGACAAAAGCGAAATTTGCGCCGAGACGCTGGACTATAACTTCCGCTTCGTCTATCCTCTGGTCGTCGAACAGGGCCTCTCCGTCTGCCTCGACATCGGCCATCTCGTGCGCTACGGCCACCCCGTGCTCGAACAGATGGAGAGCTATCTGCCCCGGACTCGCGTGATCCATATCCACGGCGTAAAACCGGACGGCACCGACCATCAGGACATGAGCTGGTTCGATCCAACGCTTTTCCGTGAGGTGATAAAAAGGCTCGGCGCCGACGGCAGAGAGCGTGTGATGACGCTCGAAGTCTTTGAAGACAACTATGAAAAATCTTTGGCAGCAATAGAAAAAATGATGGGAGCGTAA
- a CDS encoding iron ABC transporter permease: MNKKIFLLLLLSAAVVCAAPFVGAHALSPADIFGGADSAAAQILWELRLPRVLLGWLIGATLAVCGLIFQALFRNPLASPDMLGVSMGAAFGAVLYIRLGLTLSLFGLIQGISLAAFGGAFLAIMALYLAGSLRRGGMSLASLLLAGVALNFLFGSLNMIIQYSGGYTDTFRMMRWTMGGLQTVGFVSSLASLPGLVLILLIGWLTGPQLDLFVCGEEMAASRGVSVKGLRKLLFLSVSLVVGVSVALSGPIGFVGLMCPHICRRITGSAHRELTVACALFGGAFLVLCDTAARLLWSPAEIPVGIITSCLGSIFFLWLLIKGGR, encoded by the coding sequence ATGAATAAAAAAATATTCCTGCTGCTCCTGCTCTCCGCCGCCGTCGTCTGCGCCGCCCCATTCGTCGGCGCGCACGCCCTATCCCCCGCGGATATCTTTGGCGGCGCGGACAGCGCCGCGGCGCAGATACTATGGGAGCTCCGCCTGCCGCGCGTGCTGCTCGGCTGGCTCATCGGCGCCACCCTAGCCGTCTGCGGGCTCATCTTCCAGGCGCTCTTCAGAAACCCGCTCGCCTCGCCCGACATGCTCGGCGTCTCCATGGGCGCGGCCTTCGGCGCGGTGCTATACATACGCCTCGGCCTCACCCTCTCCCTCTTCGGACTCATCCAGGGCATCTCCCTGGCGGCCTTCGGCGGAGCCTTTCTCGCGATAATGGCGCTCTACCTGGCCGGCAGCCTGCGGCGGGGCGGGATGTCGCTCGCCTCCCTGCTGCTCGCGGGCGTCGCGCTTAACTTCCTCTTCGGCAGCCTCAACATGATCATCCAATACAGCGGCGGCTACACAGACACCTTCCGTATGATGCGCTGGACGATGGGCGGCCTGCAGACCGTCGGCTTCGTCTCCTCGCTGGCCTCCCTGCCGGGGCTCGTCCTCATCCTGCTAATCGGCTGGCTCACGGGTCCGCAGCTCGACCTCTTCGTCTGCGGCGAAGAGATGGCCGCGAGCCGCGGCGTCTCGGTGAAAGGGCTGCGCAAGCTGCTCTTCCTCTCCGTATCCCTCGTCGTGGGCGTCAGCGTGGCGCTCAGCGGCCCCATCGGTTTCGTCGGCCTCATGTGCCCGCATATCTGCCGCCGCATCACCGGCAGCGCACACCGCGAGCTGACCGTCGCCTGCGCGCTCTTCGGCGGAGCCTTCCTCGTGCTCTGCGACACCGCGGCGCGCCTCCTATGGTCGCCGGCGGAGATACCGGTGGGGATAATCACCTCCTGCCTCGGTTCAATATTCTTCCTCTGGCTGCTCATAAAGGGGGGACGCTGA
- a CDS encoding TonB family protein — MTFLSGERGRWAAALLISLLLHCALIFIFGGAKAEKKPEPVMNVKLVFAPAAAGNKGGGSGGGKTVEKKVPQPKKEQAVKPVSKQPTVKKKKEAPIKEISARPAENKETAANAPAETAAATDGAEEGNGTDGGSGTGGGGTGAGSGSGEEGGIADVNSLEVTHKVLPDYPAFSRKRKEEGTAVIIAAVENGRVQSVEIEKTSGYDRLDNSALRAVRGWRFRHEGRIRVRIPFVFKIR, encoded by the coding sequence ATGACATTTCTCTCCGGCGAACGCGGAAGATGGGCGGCGGCGCTGCTGATATCCCTGCTGCTGCACTGCGCCCTGATATTCATCTTCGGCGGCGCGAAGGCCGAAAAAAAGCCGGAACCGGTAATGAACGTGAAACTCGTATTCGCCCCCGCCGCCGCGGGTAATAAGGGCGGCGGCTCCGGCGGCGGAAAGACTGTGGAAAAGAAAGTGCCGCAGCCTAAAAAAGAACAGGCAGTAAAGCCGGTATCCAAACAGCCCACAGTGAAAAAGAAAAAAGAGGCCCCCATAAAAGAGATCTCCGCGCGCCCCGCGGAGAACAAAGAGACGGCTGCCAACGCTCCCGCCGAAACGGCGGCGGCCACAGACGGCGCGGAAGAGGGAAACGGAACGGACGGCGGAAGCGGCACAGGCGGCGGCGGCACGGGGGCGGGCTCCGGTTCAGGAGAAGAGGGCGGTATCGCCGACGTCAATTCGCTTGAAGTGACACACAAGGTACTGCCGGACTACCCCGCCTTCTCACGCAAACGCAAAGAGGAGGGCACCGCCGTGATAATCGCCGCCGTGGAAAATGGCCGCGTGCAAAGCGTTGAGATAGAAAAGACAAGCGGCTACGACCGTCTGGACAACTCCGCGCTGCGCGCGGTCAGAGGGTGGCGCTTCCGCCACGAAGGACGCATACGTGTAAGGATACCATTTGTATTTAAAATAAGATAA
- a CDS encoding efflux RND transporter periplasmic adaptor subunit, giving the protein PILDIADLRRLKATLKVPESKIFIVTNGMPVLLKFDALPGETFEGSVTRIDQYVDPATRTSNVEIALDNEKQAGGRLRPGMFGQAFIVEKQFRNAITVPESALRSSEKGYYVLLVKDGKAEMREVETGVRENSRVQITKGLVSGDEVITFGGNNLNSGEEVTAQN; this is encoded by the coding sequence CCCATTCTCGACATCGCCGACCTGCGCCGGCTGAAGGCGACGCTCAAAGTCCCAGAGTCGAAGATCTTCATCGTCACAAATGGCATGCCGGTGCTGCTCAAGTTTGACGCCCTGCCCGGCGAAACCTTTGAGGGCAGCGTTACGCGCATCGATCAGTACGTAGATCCCGCGACGCGCACCAGCAACGTCGAGATAGCGCTCGACAACGAGAAACAGGCCGGCGGCAGACTTCGCCCTGGCATGTTCGGACAGGCCTTTATCGTGGAAAAACAATTCCGCAACGCCATCACGGTACCCGAGAGCGCACTTCGCAGTAGCGAAAAGGGCTACTACGTCCTGCTGGTCAAAGACGGCAAGGCGGAGATGCGCGAAGTCGAGACCGGCGTCCGGGAAAACTCCCGCGTGCAGATCACCAAAGGGCTGGTCTCCGGCGACGAGGTCATCACCTTCGGCGGCAACAACCTCAACAGCGGCGAAGAGGTTACTGCGCAGAACTGA